From one Synechocystis sp. PCC 6803 substr. PCC-P genomic stretch:
- a CDS encoding phage holin family protein codes for MLQLLIVWIVTSVSLLIIAQLPTGVEISSFKKALISAVVIGLLNALVRPVLTFFTFPLIFLTFGLFYTVVNAIIFALAAAFVDGFSLRWGFWSALIGAILLGFINSLLFQLLPISS; via the coding sequence ATGTTACAACTACTTATCGTCTGGATTGTCACCTCAGTCAGCCTGCTGATCATTGCCCAACTGCCCACAGGGGTAGAAATCTCCAGCTTTAAAAAAGCCCTCATTTCTGCCGTCGTTATCGGTTTACTCAACGCCCTAGTGCGTCCAGTACTGACGTTTTTCACTTTTCCCCTAATTTTTCTGACCTTTGGCCTGTTTTACACCGTAGTCAACGCCATCATCTTTGCCCTTGCTGCCGCTTTTGTAGATGGTTTTAGCCTCCGCTGGGGCTTTTGGAGCGCTCTCATTGGCGCCATTCTGCTGGGATTTATCAACTCTCTCCTCTTCCAATTACTACCCATCAGCAGCTAG
- a CDS encoding KH domain-containing protein, which translates to MTTLNYVELVKFLVRPFLEKPDDLKVDCEVFRQNSRVWIRLALGDEDRERLLSRGGRSLQTIRTLLTTAADQMEQSAFLEIYLTDSVGKSTPLRRRRSSAGPAPVRRSRSRGESVNRY; encoded by the coding sequence GTGACTACCCTAAACTACGTTGAATTGGTCAAGTTTCTTGTCCGTCCCTTTTTGGAAAAGCCCGATGATCTGAAGGTGGACTGTGAGGTGTTTCGACAAAATAGCCGGGTTTGGATTCGGTTAGCCCTAGGGGACGAAGACCGGGAAAGGCTCCTTAGCCGGGGAGGGAGGAGTTTGCAAACCATTCGCACCCTACTTACCACCGCCGCTGACCAGATGGAACAGTCAGCCTTCCTAGAGATATACCTCACCGATTCCGTTGGGAAATCGACCCCCCTACGCCGTCGTCGCTCCTCTGCTGGCCCCGCCCCTGTCCGTCGTTCCCGCAGTCGGGGAGAGTCCGTTAATCGCTACTAG
- the rpsP gene encoding 30S ribosomal protein S16 has protein sequence MIKLRLKRFGKKREVSYRIVAMHSTTRRDGRPLEELGFYNPRTDETRLDVPAIVKRLKEGAQPTDTVRSILTKAQVFEQLKA, from the coding sequence ATGATTAAACTCCGTCTAAAACGCTTTGGTAAGAAACGTGAAGTTAGCTATCGGATCGTTGCCATGCACAGCACCACCCGCCGGGATGGTCGCCCCTTGGAAGAATTAGGATTCTATAATCCCCGCACCGATGAAACTCGCCTTGATGTACCGGCGATCGTCAAAAGATTAAAAGAAGGTGCCCAACCCACCGACACCGTCCGCTCCATTTTGACCAAAGCCCAGGTTTTCGAACAGCTAAAAGCTTAG
- a CDS encoding TrkA family potassium uptake protein, with amino-acid sequence MKPHIIVCGLGQTGYRIFSLLKQQGAEVIGVSDRPVPGENPSNIVVGQLNSTATLTRAAIHTAQTLVLATSDDALNLAILTQARILNPRIRIVNRLFNHALGKRLDTTLPDHVSLSVSALAAPIFSFAALGNQAIGQLRLFDQTWPIQEIVIHQDHPWLNLPLADLWDDPSRMLIYYLPAHSETDLVGAVVNNLTLQSGDHLIVGQKPQPKTKRRSPWRKFSKLITNLREYQRYVQQVIWVVLFLLLMIFLATFIYVSIDQHIAPVDALYFSVGMITGAGGKEEVAEKSPDIIKVFTVVMMIAGAGVIGICYALLNDFILGSRFSQFLDAAKLPDRHHIIICGLGGVSMAIIEELIHQGHEIVVIEKDTDNRFLHTARSLGVPVIVEDARLERTLACANINRAEAIVVATSDDTVNLEIGLTAKAIAPSLPVVLRCQDAQFSLSLQEVFEFETVLCPAELATYSFAAAALGGKILGNGMTDDLLWVALATLITPNHPFADQLVKIAAQKSDFVPLYLERGGKTIHSWELLGTHLDSGDVLYLTMPATALEQLWRSPRATADPLDSFLV; translated from the coding sequence ATGAAACCGCACATCATCGTTTGTGGTTTGGGGCAAACGGGTTATCGAATTTTTAGCCTGCTTAAACAACAGGGAGCGGAAGTGATTGGCGTTTCCGATCGCCCCGTGCCAGGGGAAAATCCCAGCAATATTGTGGTGGGGCAACTGAATTCCACTGCTACTCTGACTAGGGCCGCTATCCACACTGCCCAAACTTTGGTGCTAGCCACCAGTGACGATGCCTTGAATTTGGCCATTCTGACCCAGGCCCGTATTCTGAATCCCCGCATTCGCATTGTTAATCGTTTGTTCAACCATGCCCTGGGTAAACGTTTAGACACCACCTTGCCAGACCACGTTAGTTTGAGTGTTTCCGCCCTGGCGGCCCCGATTTTTTCCTTTGCGGCTTTGGGCAATCAGGCGATCGGGCAATTGCGTTTGTTTGACCAGACTTGGCCCATTCAGGAAATTGTCATTCACCAAGACCATCCCTGGCTCAATTTACCCCTGGCGGATTTATGGGATGATCCGAGCCGAATGTTGATCTATTACCTACCGGCCCACAGTGAAACGGATTTAGTAGGCGCAGTGGTGAATAATTTAACGTTGCAATCTGGGGACCATTTAATAGTGGGACAAAAACCCCAACCCAAGACCAAACGGCGATCGCCTTGGCGCAAATTTTCCAAACTGATTACCAACCTGCGGGAGTATCAGCGGTATGTCCAACAGGTGATATGGGTGGTGTTGTTTTTATTGTTGATGATTTTTCTGGCCACCTTCATCTACGTTTCCATTGATCAACATATTGCCCCAGTGGACGCGTTGTATTTTTCCGTGGGCATGATTACCGGGGCCGGTGGCAAGGAAGAGGTGGCCGAAAAGTCCCCCGATATCATCAAAGTATTCACAGTGGTGATGATGATCGCCGGGGCGGGGGTGATTGGTATTTGTTATGCCCTACTGAATGATTTCATCCTTGGCAGTCGCTTTAGTCAGTTTTTGGATGCGGCCAAGTTACCCGATCGCCATCACATCATCATTTGTGGGCTGGGGGGAGTGAGCATGGCCATTATTGAAGAGTTAATTCACCAGGGCCATGAAATTGTGGTAATCGAAAAGGATACAGATAATCGTTTCTTGCATACGGCCCGCTCCCTGGGGGTGCCCGTAATTGTGGAGGATGCCCGCCTAGAAAGAACGTTGGCCTGCGCCAATATCAACCGAGCCGAAGCCATTGTGGTGGCCACCAGCGACGACACCGTTAACTTGGAAATTGGCCTAACTGCCAAGGCGATCGCCCCTAGCCTGCCAGTGGTGTTGCGTTGCCAGGATGCCCAGTTTAGCCTGTCCCTGCAGGAAGTATTTGAATTTGAAACGGTGCTTTGTCCGGCGGAATTGGCCACCTATTCCTTTGCGGCGGCGGCCCTGGGGGGCAAAATTTTGGGCAACGGCATGACCGATGATTTGCTGTGGGTAGCCCTAGCCACCTTAATCACTCCTAACCATCCCTTTGCCGACCAATTGGTTAAAATTGCAGCCCAAAAGTCTGATTTCGTTCCCCTCTATCTAGAACGGGGTGGCAAAACCATCCATAGCTGGGAATTATTGGGTACCCATCTCGACTCTGGAGACGTGTTGTATTTAACCATGCCCGCCACTGCCCTAGAGCAACTTTGGCGATCGCCCCGTGCCACTGCTGATCCTCTGGACTCTTTTTTGGTTTAG
- a CDS encoding radical SAM protein has protein sequence MQVTINQAKSILNKATGFIQDYDFTLNPYRGCQFGCDYCYASAFSPNSQLRANWGDWVMVKENSAELLVSELERISKKYDRPIRIYMSSVTDPYQPIEKEVQITRKILEVLVKYQPILVLQTRSPMVVRDIDLLGQFHKLRINISIPTASEKVRKDFESRSPSVKARLQTVEKLRHQLPSDDSYQIKFAITMTPLLPSYDEDLPQFIEQLATVDRIVIQPFHSSKNQSLKASTPAKAIELKEKYQWWYVDEDKNYHNLFKKLELLNQYYGVEIFEGREGFGYD, from the coding sequence TTGCAAGTTACCATTAACCAAGCTAAATCTATCCTCAATAAAGCTACTGGTTTTATTCAGGACTACGATTTCACCCTCAATCCCTATCGTGGTTGTCAGTTCGGTTGTGACTATTGTTATGCTTCGGCCTTTAGTCCCAACTCTCAACTAAGGGCTAATTGGGGAGATTGGGTAATGGTAAAAGAAAATTCAGCAGAATTATTGGTGAGTGAACTAGAGAGAATTAGTAAAAAATATGACCGTCCGATTCGGATCTATATGAGCAGTGTGACCGATCCCTATCAACCAATTGAAAAAGAAGTACAAATAACAAGAAAAATTCTCGAAGTATTAGTTAAATATCAACCCATACTAGTCTTACAAACCCGTAGTCCCATGGTTGTGAGAGATATTGATCTTTTAGGTCAATTTCACAAGCTGAGAATTAATATTAGTATTCCCACCGCTAGCGAAAAGGTGAGAAAAGATTTTGAAAGTCGCTCTCCCAGTGTTAAAGCTCGCTTACAAACAGTGGAAAAACTCAGACATCAACTTCCTTCTGATGACAGTTATCAAATTAAATTTGCCATTACCATGACCCCCCTGTTACCGTCCTATGATGAAGATTTACCCCAGTTTATTGAACAATTAGCCACAGTTGACAGGATAGTTATACAGCCATTTCACAGCAGTAAAAATCAATCTTTAAAAGCTTCCACTCCAGCCAAAGCTATAGAATTAAAAGAAAAATATCAATGGTGGTATGTAGATGAAGATAAGAATTATCATAATCTATTCAAAAAATTAGAGTTACTCAATCAATACTATGGTGTAGAAATTTTTGAAGGCAGAGAAGGTTTTGGCTATGATTAA
- a CDS encoding aromatic ring-hydroxylating dioxygenase subunit alpha, with amino-acid sequence MAFQLCCKYLELIGLTTVVFLPKPNSAKVFNQPQRFVAGWYWLLRSKQLKRGQVKAVFLLGKDLAVYRTDSGKVVAVDAYCPHMGAHLAEGKVEEESLRCFFHNWRFDHHGHCVEVPCLAKSLPVKVNSWPVTEAYGLIWLWTGNQPSQTLPLPLELTKEKVVSALGKSFTKACHPNVVMVNAIDAHHFNTVHNFPVEIDFKSEVIDQNIINFANTTKGGNDSLLVRLIKPFYREAGTYNLSYWFGSTGTVTLGPDFLHFYIMFTLRLGKNGQTEGQTILLTKHRPGLWGWFINGIILWLTKLVGNYFAKGDTKIFQTIKFALKTPLAEDKSILEFIHHLEQQPVLQWETWQSLDEDKSLSVPVINNHNGSVKIHGTNC; translated from the coding sequence TTGGCATTCCAGCTATGCTGTAAATATCTTGAATTGATTGGTCTGACCACCGTGGTCTTTCTGCCTAAACCGAACTCCGCCAAAGTGTTTAATCAGCCCCAGCGCTTCGTGGCCGGTTGGTACTGGTTGCTGCGCTCAAAACAATTAAAACGAGGCCAAGTTAAGGCAGTATTTTTACTAGGTAAAGACTTGGCGGTTTATCGCACTGACAGTGGCAAAGTAGTGGCGGTGGATGCCTATTGTCCCCACATGGGAGCCCATTTGGCCGAGGGCAAAGTGGAGGAGGAAAGTTTACGTTGTTTTTTCCACAATTGGCGATTTGATCACCATGGGCATTGTGTGGAAGTACCCTGTTTAGCTAAATCATTGCCGGTGAAAGTTAATAGCTGGCCCGTGACGGAAGCCTATGGTTTAATTTGGCTCTGGACTGGGAATCAACCTAGTCAAACTTTGCCTCTGCCCCTAGAGTTGACCAAGGAAAAAGTAGTCAGTGCGTTGGGTAAAAGTTTTACAAAAGCTTGCCATCCCAATGTGGTGATGGTTAATGCCATCGATGCCCACCACTTCAATACGGTACATAATTTTCCGGTGGAAATTGACTTTAAATCCGAGGTTATTGATCAAAATATCATTAATTTTGCTAACACTACCAAGGGGGGGAATGATTCCCTTTTAGTGCGTTTGATTAAACCCTTTTATCGGGAAGCAGGTACCTATAATTTATCCTATTGGTTTGGCAGTACGGGAACGGTAACTTTGGGGCCAGATTTTTTACATTTTTATATTATGTTTACCCTGCGCTTAGGCAAAAATGGGCAAACGGAAGGGCAAACAATTTTGTTGACTAAGCATCGCCCTGGGCTTTGGGGTTGGTTTATTAACGGCATCATTCTTTGGCTAACTAAACTGGTGGGTAATTACTTTGCTAAGGGAGATACAAAAATTTTTCAGACAATTAAATTTGCGCTTAAAACACCTTTAGCAGAAGATAAATCAATTCTTGAATTTATTCACCATCTGGAACAACAACCTGTTCTCCAGTGGGAAACTTGGCAATCACTAGATGAAGACAAATCTTTGTCTGTCCCGGTAATAAATAACCACAATGGAAGTGTAAAAATCCATGGCACAAACTGTTAG
- a CDS encoding hemolysin family protein: MFSSSVELELFFIFVLVVLNGIFSGSEIAIVSARKVRLEQLAKRGNRKAKLALKLATAPNNFLSAVQIGITLIGILTGAVGGATVALRLAEFLDDIPLLAPYAGPLSISLLVGFITYLSLVVGELVPKRIALSHPEHIACGVAPAMHLVAQLTAPLVYLLGVSTDAVLRLFGITSKEASPITEEEIRVMIEQGAQAGMIDEAEQEMVERVFRLGDRPVKTLMTPRTAIAWLDVESDWEENQQEILDTPYSRFPVGRDSLDECLGFVRVKDILNSQWSGQKINLEEIVQPPLFVAENTRSLHVLEMFRASGTHLALITDEYGGIEGLVTLNDLIEAIVGSIPNDDEIQEPQIIQREDGSYLLDGLLPIDEFKEIFDIETLSNEEEGHYHTLGGFVIESLGKIPQSGDYFVSDTLRVEVVDMDGIRIDKVLVNQLPEDSSTTEEESETDN; encoded by the coding sequence ATGTTTTCCTCTTCTGTTGAGCTGGAACTTTTTTTCATCTTCGTTTTGGTGGTGTTAAATGGAATTTTTTCTGGCTCGGAAATTGCCATAGTCTCAGCTCGTAAAGTTCGTTTGGAACAGTTGGCAAAGCGGGGTAATCGCAAAGCAAAGCTGGCACTGAAGCTGGCCACAGCCCCCAATAATTTTCTGTCGGCGGTGCAGATTGGCATTACTCTGATTGGCATTTTAACCGGTGCGGTGGGGGGAGCAACGGTGGCCCTGCGTCTGGCGGAGTTTTTGGACGATATTCCCCTCTTAGCCCCCTATGCCGGCCCCCTGAGCATTTCTCTGTTGGTGGGGTTCATTACCTATTTATCCCTGGTGGTGGGGGAGTTGGTGCCTAAGCGCATTGCCCTCAGCCATCCGGAACACATTGCCTGTGGAGTGGCCCCGGCGATGCATTTAGTAGCCCAGTTGACAGCGCCCCTAGTTTATCTTTTGGGGGTCTCCACCGATGCAGTACTACGGCTATTTGGTATTACCAGTAAGGAAGCTAGCCCGATCACGGAAGAGGAAATCCGGGTCATGATCGAGCAGGGGGCCCAGGCCGGCATGATTGATGAAGCAGAGCAGGAAATGGTGGAACGGGTTTTTCGCTTGGGGGACCGCCCCGTTAAAACTTTGATGACTCCCCGCACGGCGATCGCCTGGTTGGATGTGGAGTCGGACTGGGAAGAAAACCAACAGGAAATTCTGGACACACCCTATTCCCGTTTTCCCGTGGGTAGGGATAGTCTGGACGAGTGCCTAGGTTTTGTCCGGGTCAAAGACATTCTCAATAGCCAGTGGTCAGGACAAAAAATCAACCTGGAGGAAATTGTTCAGCCGCCCCTATTTGTGGCGGAAAATACCCGCTCTCTCCATGTGTTGGAAATGTTCCGGGCTTCCGGTACCCACCTGGCCCTAATTACGGATGAATATGGTGGCATTGAAGGCCTAGTCACCCTAAACGACCTCATCGAGGCGATCGTGGGAAGTATCCCCAATGACGACGAAATTCAAGAGCCCCAAATCATTCAACGGGAAGACGGTTCCTACCTGCTCGATGGCTTACTGCCCATTGATGAATTTAAGGAAATTTTTGACATTGAAACCCTCTCCAACGAAGAGGAAGGCCACTACCATACCCTCGGCGGCTTTGTGATCGAAAGCTTGGGCAAAATTCCTCAATCCGGTGATTATTTTGTTTCCGATACTCTCCGAGTAGAAGTGGTGGATATGGACGGTATCCGTATTGATAAAGTATTAGTCAATCAACTGCCGGAGGATTCTTCTACAACGGAGGAAGAGTCTGAAACAGATAATTAA
- a CDS encoding fatty acid desaturase, with the protein MLTAERIKFTQKRGFRRVLNQRVDAYFAEHGLTQRDNPSMYLKTLIIVLWLFSAWAFVLFAPVIFPVRLLGCMVLAIALAAFSFNVGHDANHNAYSSNPHINRVLGMTYDFVGLSSFLWRYRHNYLHHTYTNILGHDVEIHGDGAVRMSPEQEHVGIYRFQQFYIWGLYLFIPFYWFLYDVYLVLNKGKYHDHKIPPFQPLELASLLGIKLLWLGYVFGLPLALGFSIPEVLIGASVTYMTYGIVVCTIFMLAHVLESTEFLTPDGESGAIDDEWAICQIRTTANFATNNPFWNWFCGGLNHQVTHHLFPNICHIHYPQLENIIKDVCQEFGVEYKVYPTFKAAIASNYRWLEAMGKAS; encoded by the coding sequence ATGCTAACAGCGGAAAGAATTAAATTTACCCAGAAACGGGGGTTTCGTCGGGTACTAAACCAACGGGTGGATGCCTACTTTGCCGAGCATGGCCTGACCCAAAGGGATAATCCCTCCATGTATCTGAAAACCCTGATTATTGTGCTCTGGTTGTTTTCCGCTTGGGCCTTTGTGCTTTTTGCTCCAGTTATTTTTCCGGTGCGCCTACTGGGTTGTATGGTTTTGGCGATCGCCTTGGCGGCCTTTTCCTTCAATGTCGGCCACGATGCCAACCACAATGCCTATTCCTCCAATCCCCACATCAACCGGGTTCTGGGCATGACCTACGATTTTGTCGGGTTATCTAGTTTTCTTTGGCGCTATCGCCACAACTATTTGCACCACACCTACACCAATATTCTTGGCCATGACGTGGAAATCCATGGAGATGGCGCAGTACGTATGAGTCCTGAACAAGAACATGTTGGTATTTATCGTTTCCAGCAATTTTATATTTGGGGTTTATATCTTTTCATTCCCTTTTATTGGTTTCTCTACGATGTCTACCTAGTGCTTAATAAAGGCAAATATCACGACCATAAAATTCCTCCTTTCCAGCCCCTAGAATTAGCTAGTTTGCTAGGGATTAAGCTATTATGGCTCGGCTACGTTTTCGGCTTACCTCTGGCTCTGGGCTTTTCCATTCCTGAAGTATTAATTGGTGCTTCGGTAACCTATATGACCTATGGCATCGTGGTTTGCACCATCTTTATGCTGGCCCATGTGTTGGAATCAACTGAATTTCTCACCCCCGATGGTGAATCCGGTGCCATTGATGACGAGTGGGCTATTTGCCAAATTCGTACCACGGCCAATTTTGCCACCAATAATCCCTTTTGGAACTGGTTTTGTGGCGGTTTAAATCACCAAGTTACCCACCATCTTTTCCCCAATATTTGTCATATTCACTATCCCCAATTGGAAAATATTATTAAGGATGTTTGCCAAGAGTTTGGTGTGGAATATAAAGTTTATCCCACCTTCAAAGCGGCGATCGCCTCTAACTATCGCTGGCTAGAGGCCATGGGCAAAGCATCGTGA
- a CDS encoding ferritin-like domain-containing protein — translation MAQTVSGFNLPSLASGDRLHRIFASALDRPREEETLDLTQKLYWPAEYFGLNQVTIFQQASAVEQATILAIANQDLLTEIYWVEQAGMGYMAKMSLLAETCEERILYSLFAADEAQHLCQIEQFFQQKPEFNQDSFLSFMGQLLEADDKALLLTMVQVVLEGWGLSHYRSLAHHCRDNHLQATLQGFLAAEARHHAAGVQQLQTWPYEQQSLDNIYQALREFLHMVQVGPQRLVKAIEQGKGYLSPGDRQKIFQELKTEENSQQKLNLLRSLMNHGVPPEIIIRLEGQQCFLPYSAEQCVL, via the coding sequence ATGGCACAAACTGTTAGTGGCTTTAATTTACCTTCCCTTGCCTCCGGCGATCGCCTGCATCGGATTTTTGCCTCTGCTCTGGATAGACCGAGGGAGGAGGAAACTCTTGATTTGACCCAGAAATTATATTGGCCCGCCGAATATTTTGGCTTAAACCAAGTCACCATATTTCAACAGGCCAGCGCCGTGGAACAGGCAACAATTTTGGCGATCGCCAACCAGGACTTGCTGACGGAAATTTATTGGGTGGAGCAGGCCGGCATGGGCTATATGGCTAAAATGTCACTGTTGGCAGAAACCTGTGAAGAACGAATTTTATACAGTTTATTTGCCGCCGATGAAGCGCAACATTTATGCCAAATTGAACAATTTTTTCAGCAAAAGCCAGAGTTTAATCAGGATAGTTTTTTATCTTTTATGGGGCAATTATTGGAAGCCGACGATAAAGCCCTGTTACTAACTATGGTGCAGGTAGTGCTAGAGGGTTGGGGGCTGAGCCATTACCGTTCCCTGGCACACCATTGTCGGGACAATCATCTGCAAGCAACGTTACAGGGATTTTTAGCCGCTGAAGCCCGTCACCATGCCGCAGGAGTCCAGCAATTACAAACCTGGCCGTATGAGCAACAAAGTCTAGATAATATCTACCAGGCATTAAGGGAATTTTTGCACATGGTCCAGGTGGGGCCCCAAAGATTGGTCAAGGCCATAGAACAGGGCAAAGGTTATTTATCCCCTGGCGATCGCCAAAAAATCTTTCAGGAGTTGAAAACGGAAGAAAACAGTCAACAAAAACTTAATCTTTTGCGTTCCTTAATGAACCATGGAGTGCCCCCAGAAATTATCATTCGTCTGGAGGGACAACAATGTTTTCTGCCCTATAGTGCTGAGCAATGTGTACTATGA